One genomic window of Legionella jordanis includes the following:
- the def gene encoding peptide deformylase, whose product MSAQVILKMGNPRLAKPSSPLVNFEQQGLDYPNLANLLKDMEDSMHEHCGVGIAAPQIGCNMRVIMYGFETNPRYPNEGPVPFTILINPVIEACSKETDDAWEGCLSVPGLRGLVPRPNWIKYKAFDPYGNSIEGMAQGFHARIIQHECDHLDGVLFPQRIKNLKFFGYEDELNISLI is encoded by the coding sequence ATGTCGGCTCAAGTCATTTTGAAAATGGGGAATCCAAGGCTTGCAAAACCATCTTCTCCGCTTGTCAATTTTGAACAACAAGGCCTGGATTACCCTAATCTTGCAAATCTGCTTAAAGACATGGAAGACAGCATGCATGAACACTGCGGCGTAGGAATTGCAGCTCCACAAATTGGCTGCAATATGCGCGTCATCATGTATGGTTTTGAAACAAATCCCCGTTATCCTAATGAAGGGCCGGTTCCTTTTACCATATTAATTAATCCCGTCATTGAAGCGTGTAGTAAGGAAACGGATGATGCATGGGAAGGTTGCCTAAGCGTTCCCGGATTAAGAGGTCTGGTTCCCCGTCCTAATTGGATTAAATACAAGGCTTTTGATCCATATGGAAACTCAATAGAAGGTATGGCTCAAGGCTTTCATGCAAGAATTATTCAGCATGAATGTGATCATTTGGATGGTGTTCTATTTCCTCAGCGCATTAAGAACCTGAAATTTTTTGGTTATGAGGATGAACTTAATATTTCCCTAATTTAA
- a CDS encoding flavin-containing monooxygenase, translating to MNSSARKATRVCIIGAGPCGLAAAKNLLQEGVHQFTVFEKNSRLGGNWAFAEGNEHSSVYETTHIISSKRMSQFEDFPMPGDYPDYPSHSQVLKYFEDYAQHFGILPFIKFNSLVEAVNPCSSKQWQVIYHDEQGVHEEIFDHLMVANGHHWDPLFPSYSGQFSGEILHAHQYKRAAPFKDKRVLVVGGGNSACDIAVEIARISPKTCISMRRGQHIFPKFIFGKPTDILFSKINWIPLWLKQHLAKGAIRILQGRYPKYKLQKPSCKPLEIHPTINSELLYFIRHGKIHPRRGIERFEGKTVHFVDGKQDDFDAVIFATGYKISFPFFNKELIDYSSITHIPLYRKMIHPDFDNLFFIGLVQPQGCIWPLADYQSQMAAKIISGQLARPNRLAYKIKKELKHTQSHYKQNTRHALEVDYLAFRRLLLKDLKKKNSFKRLEIKFQN from the coding sequence ATGAATTCATCAGCCCGTAAAGCAACAAGAGTTTGCATCATCGGCGCAGGTCCTTGTGGCCTGGCAGCGGCCAAAAACTTACTTCAGGAAGGAGTCCATCAATTCACCGTATTTGAAAAAAACTCAAGGCTTGGAGGAAACTGGGCATTTGCTGAGGGCAACGAGCATTCCAGTGTCTATGAAACCACCCACATCATCAGCTCCAAACGCATGTCTCAGTTTGAAGATTTTCCCATGCCTGGTGATTACCCTGACTACCCCTCGCACAGCCAAGTTTTAAAGTATTTTGAAGACTACGCACAACATTTTGGCATTTTACCCTTTATAAAATTCAACTCTCTGGTTGAAGCAGTTAATCCCTGCTCATCAAAGCAGTGGCAGGTCATTTACCACGACGAGCAAGGTGTGCATGAAGAAATCTTTGATCACCTTATGGTAGCAAACGGCCATCATTGGGATCCCTTATTTCCCTCTTATTCAGGTCAATTTTCAGGTGAAATCCTTCATGCTCATCAATACAAAAGAGCAGCTCCATTTAAAGATAAACGAGTGTTGGTCGTGGGCGGGGGCAATTCGGCTTGTGACATTGCCGTGGAAATCGCAAGGATTTCACCAAAAACGTGCATCAGTATGCGCAGGGGCCAACATATTTTCCCAAAATTTATTTTTGGTAAGCCCACTGACATCCTTTTTTCCAAGATCAACTGGATTCCCCTTTGGTTAAAACAACATTTAGCAAAAGGTGCCATTCGCATTCTGCAGGGGCGCTATCCAAAATATAAATTGCAAAAACCAAGTTGCAAACCATTGGAAATCCATCCCACGATCAATTCAGAACTGCTTTATTTCATAAGGCATGGAAAAATTCATCCAAGAAGGGGAATTGAGCGTTTTGAAGGAAAGACTGTCCATTTTGTGGATGGCAAGCAAGATGATTTCGATGCAGTTATTTTTGCCACTGGATACAAAATAAGTTTTCCCTTCTTCAATAAAGAATTAATTGATTACAGCAGTATTACTCACATTCCACTGTATCGAAAAATGATTCACCCCGATTTTGATAATTTATTTTTTATTGGTCTCGTGCAACCGCAAGGTTGTATTTGGCCGCTTGCTGATTATCAATCGCAAATGGCCGCTAAAATCATTTCGGGGCAATTAGCGCGTCCGAATCGTTTAGCATATAAGATAAAAAAGGAACTGAAGCACACGCAGAGCCATTATAAACAAAATACCCGTCATGCTTTAGAAGTGGATTACTTAGCTTTTCGCCGCTTGCTATTGAAGGACTTAAAGAAAAAAAATTCCTTTAAAAGACTAGAGATCAAATTCCAAAATTAG